One window of Flavobacteriales bacterium genomic DNA carries:
- a CDS encoding MFS transporter encodes MDRKLYILYLTVFIDLLGFGIVIPILPIYATELGASSFTVGLIMAVYALMNFIFSPFWGSLSDKHGRKPVIAGTVFITAMAFLLLANAHTIAVLLVARALAGIGSANIATSQAYITDVTPRENRAKALGMIGAAFGLGFIFGPPVGGFIKQHYGMDAVGYAAMCLSLVNFALVVAFLPESHPEPDSTHKVQMKPVTQTIKALANPRYRDLFLTSFIYITAFSMMTITVALLWEQHYGLNEAHIGYMFAFIGFSSAIVQGGLVGMLARKFGEQKLMVYGCILMGLGLLGIPFVPTGHFFPWALIPMVLLAGANGLMMPSISSLLSSLASGKEQGQVLGMNQSFGSLARIAGPLLGGALYGLHFTAPYIGGAVLMVGALLFVLAFQRVGRRQTAVDQQMG; translated from the coding sequence TTGGCGCGTCGTCGTTCACGGTGGGCCTCATCATGGCGGTCTATGCGCTGATGAACTTCATCTTTTCGCCGTTCTGGGGCAGCCTGAGCGACAAGCACGGACGCAAACCGGTGATCGCCGGCACGGTGTTCATCACCGCCATGGCCTTTCTGCTGCTGGCGAATGCGCATACGATCGCGGTATTGCTAGTAGCCCGCGCGCTGGCCGGGATCGGCTCCGCGAACATCGCCACCTCGCAGGCTTACATCACGGACGTCACCCCGCGGGAGAACCGTGCCAAGGCCCTGGGCATGATCGGTGCGGCTTTCGGGCTGGGCTTCATCTTCGGCCCGCCCGTGGGCGGCTTCATCAAGCAGCACTATGGGATGGACGCGGTGGGCTATGCCGCCATGTGCCTCAGTTTGGTCAATTTCGCACTGGTGGTGGCCTTTTTGCCGGAAAGCCACCCCGAGCCCGACAGCACGCACAAAGTGCAGATGAAACCCGTGACACAGACGATCAAGGCGTTGGCCAACCCGCGCTACCGCGATCTCTTTCTCACCAGCTTCATCTACATCACGGCCTTCAGCATGATGACGATCACGGTGGCCTTGCTCTGGGAGCAGCACTACGGCCTGAACGAGGCGCACATCGGCTACATGTTCGCCTTCATCGGCTTCAGCTCGGCTATCGTGCAGGGCGGCCTGGTGGGCATGCTGGCACGGAAGTTCGGTGAGCAGAAACTGATGGTCTATGGCTGCATCCTGATGGGTCTGGGCCTGCTGGGCATCCCCTTCGTGCCGACGGGCCATTTCTTCCCGTGGGCACTGATCCCCATGGTATTGCTGGCGGGCGCCAACGGCCTCATGATGCCGAGCATCTCCTCCCTGCTGAGCAGCTTGGCCAGCGGCAAGGAACAAGGTCAGGTGCTGGGGATGAACCAGAGCTTCGGCTCCTTGGCACGCATCGCAGGCCCCTTGTTGGGCGGGGCGCTCTATGGGCTGCACTTCACTGCCCCGTACATCGGCGGAGCGGTGCTAATGGTGGGCGCACTGCTCTTCGTGCTGGCGTTCCAGCGGGTGGGGCGCAGGCAGACGGCGGTGGATCAGCAGATGGGATGA
- a CDS encoding trypsin-like peptidase domain-containing protein: MIRIPTLVSFVSFLFAVPLSAQISFGGQPYGDKAEKRGMPPATAVHLPQVDVAALMNEDAARAAEGIKGPYRFGFTHATDYTLANSGSWWTMPNGDRVWRLMLDCPGALGINLQFSNYVIPEGARMFLYNEAGKVLGGFTAQSNPGHTAFGTIPLAGERITVEYIEPAALAGQGQLTISGVIHEYRKLGGGEERSYGDSGPCNVNTICPEGDLWRQEIRSVAHVILGGGVCTGTLLNNCANDSTPYFLTANHCTEGNTTNASWVFVFNWESPVCDPTENAPMDHSVTGCDKLLENSPTDASFLRLSSIPPVDFQPYFSGWDTTGTAPDSVRCIHHPAGDIKKISSAPGPIDQQNIDVGNGPADCWHIPEWTSGTTEPGSSGSGLWDQHHHLIGQLYGGQASCSNNVNDYFGRFDLTYPLIKQWLGVCGDTLQGFDPGAYVPIPLDAAITSIAQVPHVVCNSDSISPRVTLKNNGEGPITFANIHYQVDGVLLGSIPWYGAIQPVQTVNVTLPTIHLSSGLHELRVSVSDPNHEGDTNPLNDVDSLTFMVNSPGITGVVQLDLDRFGTETTWKIETPEGFLVYSGGPYINSPNGYTVNEEVCLAHTCYTFTVEDAIGDGMCCEWGEGDFRILDTLGVSLLEGNGDFFFSVSDEFCVNWVGINEVEGSSLHLAPNPSNGQLTAYLPTTAGPLDLRVQDALGRIVWTGKASAGMERLDLDLGRLAEGTYLLVAEGTGARSVQRLVIQR, encoded by the coding sequence ATGATCAGGATCCCTACCCTTGTATCGTTCGTCTCTTTTTTGTTCGCCGTTCCGCTTTCGGCGCAGATCTCATTCGGTGGTCAACCCTACGGGGACAAGGCCGAGAAGCGGGGCATGCCCCCGGCGACCGCGGTGCATCTTCCGCAGGTGGACGTGGCCGCGCTCATGAACGAGGATGCCGCGCGCGCCGCCGAAGGCATCAAAGGACCGTACCGCTTCGGCTTCACCCATGCCACGGACTACACGCTGGCGAACAGCGGATCCTGGTGGACCATGCCCAATGGCGACCGCGTATGGCGCCTCATGTTGGATTGTCCCGGGGCGTTGGGCATCAACCTGCAGTTCAGCAACTATGTGATCCCGGAGGGTGCGCGCATGTTCCTCTACAACGAGGCGGGCAAAGTGCTCGGCGGCTTCACGGCCCAAAGCAATCCCGGCCATACGGCCTTCGGCACGATCCCGCTTGCCGGTGAACGCATCACGGTGGAGTACATCGAGCCTGCCGCGTTGGCCGGCCAAGGGCAGCTCACCATCAGCGGTGTGATCCACGAATACCGCAAGTTGGGCGGGGGAGAAGAACGGAGCTATGGCGATAGTGGCCCCTGCAACGTGAACACCATCTGCCCGGAAGGCGATCTCTGGCGGCAGGAGATCCGCTCCGTGGCCCATGTGATCCTCGGCGGCGGCGTATGCACAGGCACCCTGTTGAACAACTGCGCCAACGACAGCACTCCCTACTTCCTCACTGCTAACCACTGCACGGAAGGCAATACTACCAATGCCTCGTGGGTCTTCGTCTTCAACTGGGAAAGCCCCGTTTGCGATCCCACGGAGAACGCGCCCATGGACCACAGCGTAACGGGCTGCGACAAATTGCTCGAAAACTCGCCTACGGATGCTTCCTTCTTGCGCCTTAGCAGCATCCCTCCAGTGGATTTCCAACCCTACTTCAGCGGCTGGGATACCACCGGCACGGCTCCTGATTCGGTGCGTTGTATCCATCATCCCGCAGGTGACATCAAGAAGATCAGCAGCGCACCCGGACCGATCGACCAGCAGAACATCGATGTGGGCAACGGCCCTGCGGATTGCTGGCACATCCCGGAATGGACCTCCGGCACCACCGAGCCGGGAAGCAGCGGCAGTGGCCTTTGGGACCAGCACCACCACCTCATCGGCCAACTTTATGGTGGCCAAGCGTCCTGCTCCAACAATGTCAATGACTATTTCGGCCGCTTCGACCTTACCTATCCGCTGATCAAGCAATGGCTCGGTGTCTGCGGGGATACGCTACAGGGTTTCGATCCGGGGGCCTATGTGCCGATCCCCTTGGATGCGGCCATCACCAGCATCGCGCAGGTGCCGCATGTGGTTTGCAACAGTGATAGCATCTCACCCCGCGTCACGTTGAAGAACAACGGGGAAGGGCCGATCACTTTTGCGAACATCCATTACCAAGTGGACGGTGTCCTGCTCGGTTCGATCCCTTGGTATGGAGCGATCCAGCCCGTGCAGACGGTGAACGTCACATTGCCTACCATACATCTCTCCAGCGGCCTGCACGAACTGCGTGTCTCGGTCTCGGACCCGAACCATGAAGGCGACACCAACCCGTTGAATGACGTCGACAGCCTCACCTTCATGGTGAACAGCCCGGGGATCACCGGGGTCGTGCAGTTGGATCTTGACCGTTTCGGCACCGAGACCACTTGGAAGATCGAGACACCTGAAGGCTTTCTCGTGTACAGCGGAGGGCCATACATCAACAGCCCGAACGGCTACACGGTGAATGAGGAGGTCTGCCTGGCCCACACCTGCTACACCTTCACCGTGGAGGATGCCATCGGCGACGGCATGTGCTGCGAATGGGGCGAAGGAGATTTCCGGATCTTGGATACACTGGGCGTGTCCCTGCTGGAAGGCAATGGGGACTTCTTCTTCTCGGTAAGCGATGAATTCTGTGTGAATTGGGTAGGCATCAACGAGGTGGAGGGCAGCAGCCTGCATCTGGCGCCGAACCCGAGCAACGGGCAGTTGACAGCGTACCTGCCCACGACCGCCGGCCCGCTTGATCTTCGAGTTCAGGACGCATTGGGCCGCATCGTGTGGACGGGCAAAGCTTCTGCGGGTATGGAACGCCTCGATCTCGATCTTGGGCGACTTGCCGAAGGAACGTATCTGCTGGTAGCGGAAGGTACCGGAGCGCGCTCCGTGCAACGCTTGGTGATCCAGCGTTAG
- the uvrB gene encoding excinuclease ABC subunit UvrB yields MPFELISEFTPTGDQPEAIHQLVESAREGVQYQTLLGVTGSGKTFTIANMIAQLDRPTLILSHNKTLAAQLYGEFKHFFPNDRVEYFVSYYDYYQPEAYLPVTNTYIEKDLSINSEIEKLRLATTSALLSGRRNVIVVASVSCIYGIGNPAEFHKTVVHVKKGQKISRNALLHQFVSALYSRRDIDPTRGNFRVRGDVVEVYLAYADEGMRIHFWGDEIEKIERFSIENGKTLETLDESPIYPANIFVTSKETLNDAIASIQEDMVKQVDFFKEIGKHLEAKRLEERVNYDLEMMRELGYCSGIENYSRYFDRRQQGQRPFCLLDYFPEDFLMVIDESHVTVSQIGAMYGGDRSRKKNLVEYGFRLPSAMDNRPLKFEEFDSMIGQTVFVSATPADFELERSEGIVVEQVVRPTGLLDPPIDVRPSKDQIDDLLYEIRERSAKDERVLVTTLTKRMAEELAEFLGKNGVKCKYIHSDVETLDRIEILRQLRLGLFDVLVGVNLLREGLDLPEVSLVAVLDADKEGFLRSNRSLTQTAGRAARNLNGRVIFYADKITDSMRRTMEETDRRREKQMAYNEEHGITPTQIKRDRASVMQQTAVIDAGDGSGRRAYVEPEGMSLAADPVVAYMPIEQLEKNAALLESQMKKAAKELDFASAAQLRDELFAMRKLIDKRRLR; encoded by the coding sequence ATGCCCTTCGAGCTCATCTCCGAATTCACGCCCACCGGCGACCAGCCCGAGGCGATCCACCAGCTGGTGGAGAGCGCCCGCGAAGGCGTGCAGTACCAGACATTGCTGGGCGTCACCGGCTCGGGGAAGACCTTCACCATCGCGAACATGATCGCGCAGCTGGACCGGCCCACGCTGATCCTCAGTCACAACAAGACCTTGGCGGCGCAGCTCTACGGCGAGTTCAAGCACTTCTTCCCGAACGACCGTGTGGAGTACTTCGTGAGCTACTATGACTACTACCAGCCGGAGGCCTACCTGCCGGTAACGAACACCTACATCGAGAAGGACCTCTCGATCAACTCGGAGATCGAGAAGCTGCGCTTGGCGACCACCAGTGCGCTGTTGAGCGGTCGCCGCAATGTGATCGTGGTGGCCAGCGTGAGCTGCATCTACGGCATTGGCAACCCGGCGGAATTCCACAAGACCGTGGTGCATGTGAAGAAGGGCCAGAAGATCTCGCGGAACGCGCTGCTGCACCAGTTCGTCTCCGCACTGTACAGCCGCCGCGACATCGACCCGACGCGTGGCAACTTCCGTGTGCGGGGCGACGTGGTGGAGGTCTATCTCGCCTATGCCGACGAGGGCATGCGCATCCACTTCTGGGGCGACGAGATCGAAAAGATCGAACGCTTCAGCATTGAGAACGGCAAAACGCTGGAGACGCTCGACGAATCGCCGATCTACCCGGCCAACATCTTCGTCACCAGCAAGGAGACCTTGAACGATGCCATCGCTTCCATCCAGGAGGACATGGTTAAGCAGGTGGATTTCTTCAAGGAGATCGGGAAGCACCTTGAAGCGAAGCGGCTGGAGGAGCGCGTGAACTACGACCTGGAGATGATGCGCGAGCTGGGCTATTGCAGCGGCATCGAGAACTACAGCCGCTATTTCGACCGCCGCCAGCAAGGGCAGCGCCCCTTCTGTCTGCTGGACTATTTCCCGGAGGATTTCCTCATGGTGATCGATGAGAGCCATGTGACGGTGAGCCAGATCGGCGCCATGTACGGCGGGGACCGCAGCCGCAAGAAGAACCTCGTGGAATACGGCTTCCGCCTGCCCAGCGCGATGGACAACCGACCGCTGAAGTTCGAAGAGTTCGACAGCATGATCGGCCAGACCGTATTCGTGAGCGCCACACCTGCCGACTTCGAGCTGGAACGGAGCGAGGGCATCGTGGTGGAGCAGGTGGTGCGCCCCACCGGCTTGCTGGACCCGCCGATCGACGTGCGCCCCAGCAAGGACCAGATCGACGACCTGCTCTACGAGATCCGCGAGCGCAGCGCAAAGGACGAACGGGTTCTGGTGACCACGCTCACCAAACGCATGGCCGAAGAACTCGCGGAATTCCTCGGGAAGAACGGCGTGAAGTGCAAGTACATCCACAGCGACGTGGAGACCTTGGACCGCATCGAGATCCTGCGCCAACTGCGCCTCGGCCTGTTCGATGTGCTCGTCGGCGTGAACCTGCTGCGTGAAGGCCTGGACCTGCCGGAGGTCTCCTTGGTGGCCGTGCTGGACGCGGACAAGGAAGGATTCCTCCGCAGCAACCGTTCCCTCACGCAGACCGCAGGCCGCGCCGCCCGGAACCTCAACGGCCGGGTGATCTTCTACGCGGACAAGATCACGGACAGCATGCGGCGCACCATGGAGGAGACCGACCGGCGACGCGAGAAGCAGATGGCCTACAACGAAGAACACGGCATCACGCCCACGCAGATCAAGCGCGACCGGGCCTCGGTGATGCAGCAGACCGCCGTGATCGACGCAGGGGACGGCAGCGGACGCAGGGCTTACGTGGAGCCGGAAGGCATGAGCCTTGCGGCGGATCCCGTGGTGGCCTACATGCCGATCGAACAGCTCGAAAAGAACGCGGCGCTGCTGGAGTCACAGATGAAGAAAGCCGCCAAGGAACTGGATTTCGCCTCCGCGGCCCAGTTGCGCGACGAACTCTTCGCCATGCGGAAACTGATCGATAAGCGGAGGCTGCGATAA
- a CDS encoding YdcF family protein, protein METQKVCPRWRRCLLRAGRWALVLLLVAVLFWRLRIPMMEALGDHLISEDPVAHVDAVFVLGGSILDRGKEGARIYERGFGDHFYFTGAPIPSALEALGIDSTEAECTRTVAVEAGLPIGLTTVLNKGTSTFEEAEALLSQAIADNADTVMIISSRFHLRRVGFVFKDRFRKKGITVLLHGAPCSTFEEETWWKSEEGLIMLNNEYVKLAYYHLKY, encoded by the coding sequence ATGGAAACACAGAAGGTATGCCCTCGTTGGCGGCGATGCCTTCTACGGGCAGGACGCTGGGCGCTTGTCCTGCTGCTCGTGGCGGTCCTGTTCTGGCGACTGCGCATACCGATGATGGAGGCCCTCGGCGACCACTTGATCTCGGAGGACCCCGTGGCGCATGTGGATGCGGTGTTCGTCCTCGGCGGTTCCATCCTTGACCGTGGCAAGGAAGGGGCACGGATCTATGAGCGGGGCTTCGGTGATCACTTCTATTTCACCGGCGCTCCCATCCCGAGCGCGCTCGAAGCCTTGGGCATCGACAGCACCGAGGCGGAATGCACAAGGACCGTGGCTGTGGAAGCCGGATTACCCATCGGGTTGACCACGGTGCTCAACAAGGGCACCAGCACCTTCGAGGAAGCGGAGGCATTGCTGTCTCAGGCCATCGCCGACAATGCCGACACGGTGATGATCATCTCCAGCCGCTTCCACCTGCGCCGGGTGGGCTTTGTGTTCAAGGACCGCTTCCGAAAGAAGGGCATCACGGTGCTGCTGCACGGCGCGCCCTGCTCCACCTTCGAGGAAGAGACGTGGTGGAAGAGCGAGGAGGGCCTGATCATGCTCAACAACGAGTACGTCAAGTTGGCCTACTACCACTTGAAGTATTGA
- the fabG gene encoding 3-oxoacyl-[acyl-carrier-protein] reductase, with translation MALLQGKTALVTGGTRGIGRGIVERFLEEGADVAFTYVSSPEKANALAEELSKGGRKVLAIHSNAGDFNAAQAAVDQVVEAWGKLDILVNNAGITKDQLLMRMSEADFDAVIATNLKSVFNMTKAVMRTMLKQKSGSIINMSSVVGVKGNAGQANYAASKAGVIGFTKSVALELGSRNIRSNAVAPGFIETEMTGALDEKTVQGWRESIPLKRGGTPTDVANACVFFASDLSSYVTGQTLHVCGGMLT, from the coding sequence ATGGCACTACTACAAGGCAAGACGGCCCTCGTCACCGGCGGTACGCGGGGCATTGGAAGGGGCATCGTGGAGCGCTTTCTGGAGGAAGGCGCGGACGTGGCGTTCACCTACGTGAGCAGTCCGGAAAAGGCGAACGCACTGGCAGAAGAGCTGAGCAAGGGCGGCCGCAAGGTGCTCGCGATCCATAGCAACGCGGGCGACTTCAACGCTGCACAGGCCGCCGTGGACCAAGTGGTGGAAGCCTGGGGCAAGCTGGACATCCTGGTGAACAATGCGGGCATCACGAAAGACCAGTTGCTGATGCGCATGAGCGAGGCCGACTTCGATGCGGTGATCGCCACCAACCTGAAGAGCGTGTTCAACATGACCAAGGCGGTGATGCGCACCATGCTGAAGCAGAAGAGCGGCAGCATCATCAACATGAGCAGCGTGGTGGGCGTGAAGGGCAATGCGGGCCAAGCCAACTACGCGGCCAGCAAGGCGGGCGTGATCGGCTTCACGAAGAGCGTGGCACTGGAGCTGGGCAGCCGCAACATCCGCAGCAACGCGGTGGCACCGGGCTTCATCGAGACGGAGATGACCGGCGCACTGGACGAAAAGACGGTGCAGGGCTGGCGCGAGAGCATCCCCTTGAAGCGCGGGGGCACACCGACGGACGTGGCCAATGCCTGCGTCTTCTTCGCCAGCGACCTCAGCAGCTACGTCACCGGCCAAACGCTGCATGTGTGTGGCGGTATGCTGACGTGA
- a CDS encoding WbqC family protein yields the protein MDPAPLFSAFYFGTVDHYRLIAGSKRILIDVGEHYERQSYRNRTGIIGPNGRQDLLVSIDRRSGEKMPMRTVGLSYAEHWNLQHVQAIRSAYGQTPWFIHYMPDVEELLVKRYDKLIDLDLATMHLALKWLRLPVELDVQETFVEDLTGLADHRNDLHPKKLLPIEMKAVPNYTQVFADRHGFVGRLSILDLVMNTGPDAGAVLKS from the coding sequence ATGGACCCGGCCCCGCTCTTTTCAGCATTCTACTTCGGTACCGTGGATCATTACCGCTTGATCGCGGGGAGCAAGCGTATCCTGATCGATGTGGGCGAGCACTATGAACGCCAGAGCTACCGGAACCGCACGGGTATCATCGGGCCGAACGGGCGGCAGGACCTGCTGGTATCGATCGATCGGCGCAGCGGGGAAAAGATGCCGATGCGCACGGTCGGGCTTTCCTATGCGGAGCATTGGAACCTACAACACGTGCAGGCCATCCGGAGCGCCTACGGCCAAACACCGTGGTTCATCCACTACATGCCCGATGTGGAGGAACTGCTCGTGAAGCGCTATGACAAGCTGATCGACCTTGACTTGGCCACGATGCACTTGGCGCTGAAATGGCTTCGGCTGCCGGTCGAGCTCGATGTGCAAGAGACATTCGTCGAGGACCTGACCGGCCTGGCGGACCATCGCAATGATCTTCATCCAAAGAAGCTATTACCCATTGAAATGAAGGCCGTCCCGAACTACACGCAGGTCTTTGCGGACCGACATGGCTTCGTAGGCCGCCTGAGCATCCTGGACCTGGTGATGAACACAGGACCGGATGCGGGAGCGGTTTTGAAAAGTTGA
- the sucD gene encoding succinate--CoA ligase subunit alpha produces MSVLVNKQSKVIVQGFTGSEGTFHATQMIEYGTNVVGGVTPGKGGQKHLDKPVFETVSEAVKATAADVSIIFVPPPFAADAIMEAAEAGIKVIVCITEGIPVKDMVMAREYIKGKDCTLIGPNCPGVITADECKVGIMPGFVFKKGKIGIVSKSGTLTYEAADQVVKAGLGISTAIGIGGDPIIGTTTLEAVQLFANDKDTEAIVMIGEIGGDLEIRAAHWIKANCKKPVAGFIAGETAPAGRTMGHAGAIVSGADESAAAKKKVMRECGIHVVDSPATIGAKVKEVLGR; encoded by the coding sequence ATGAGCGTACTCGTCAACAAGCAGAGCAAGGTGATCGTCCAAGGCTTCACCGGCAGTGAAGGCACCTTCCACGCCACGCAGATGATCGAGTATGGCACCAACGTGGTGGGCGGCGTCACCCCCGGCAAGGGCGGGCAGAAGCATTTGGACAAGCCCGTGTTCGAGACGGTAAGCGAAGCGGTGAAGGCCACCGCTGCCGACGTCAGCATCATCTTCGTTCCGCCACCGTTCGCCGCGGACGCTATCATGGAGGCCGCCGAGGCCGGCATCAAGGTGATCGTCTGCATCACCGAGGGCATCCCCGTGAAGGACATGGTGATGGCCCGCGAGTACATCAAGGGCAAGGATTGCACGCTGATCGGGCCCAACTGCCCCGGCGTCATCACGGCCGACGAATGCAAAGTGGGCATCATGCCCGGCTTCGTCTTCAAGAAAGGCAAGATCGGTATCGTCTCCAAGAGCGGCACGCTCACCTATGAGGCCGCAGACCAAGTGGTGAAGGCCGGCTTAGGGATCAGCACCGCCATCGGCATCGGTGGCGACCCGATCATCGGCACCACGACGCTGGAGGCCGTGCAGCTCTTCGCGAACGACAAGGACACCGAGGCCATCGTGATGATCGGCGAGATCGGTGGTGACCTCGAGATCCGCGCGGCGCACTGGATCAAGGCCAACTGCAAGAAGCCCGTCGCGGGCTTCATCGCCGGTGAGACCGCTCCCGCAGGGCGCACCATGGGCCATGCCGGCGCCATCGTAAGCGGTGCCGACGAAAGCGCCGCCGCCAAGAAGAAGGTGATGCGCGAATGCGGCATCCACGTGGTAGACAGCCCGGCTACGATCGGTGCTAAGGTGAAGGAGGTGCTTGGTCGGTAG
- a CDS encoding glycosyltransferase family 39 protein, whose amino-acid sequence MRQRISLFAVILVSTVLIWTRLDYSEMRGWSPIKATQWDALGYYQYLPATFIFHDIKRQDWLAPIDSAYHVVGTGGLYQVMDLDNGNRATKYLCGVAQMQLPFFFIGHWSAGMLGHPQDGFSPPYQWAIAFSPVFYCILALFLLRRVLKRFFSEATVALTLLLLVLATNAVQYISVDNAQSHGYLFALYALVLWATIKWHEVPRIRHAVVIGAIIGLAMVARPTEAIMLFIPLLWNTGSKAEAKVKWAQVRAHRTHIAWAMGAAFLPVLPQLVYWKVVTGSWVFDVGSKWDFLLPHFRVLFGGEKGWFIYTPVTVLFIAGLFLMRGRPWRKSVLTFTLLNLWIVIAWHDWHYGGSYSARALVQSYPVLALPFAAVAERALATRWKYVFLPLCAYLLAVNLFQIKQYNNGVLHYDRMNFAYYRAIYLNPHVTEEDRKLMGPVRN is encoded by the coding sequence ATGCGCCAACGGATCTCCTTGTTCGCCGTGATCCTCGTCTCCACCGTCCTCATCTGGACGCGCCTCGACTATTCGGAAATGCGGGGCTGGTCGCCGATAAAGGCGACGCAATGGGATGCGCTCGGCTACTACCAATACCTCCCGGCAACCTTCATTTTTCACGACATCAAGCGGCAGGACTGGCTGGCTCCCATCGACAGCGCATACCATGTGGTGGGGACGGGCGGTCTCTACCAAGTGATGGACTTGGACAACGGCAACCGCGCGACGAAGTACCTGTGCGGCGTGGCGCAGATGCAGCTCCCGTTCTTCTTTATCGGGCATTGGTCCGCCGGGATGCTCGGCCATCCGCAGGACGGCTTTTCCCCACCCTACCAATGGGCCATCGCCTTCAGCCCGGTCTTCTATTGCATCCTTGCGCTGTTCCTGCTCCGGCGCGTGCTGAAGCGCTTCTTCAGCGAAGCCACCGTGGCGCTGACGCTCCTGCTGCTGGTGCTGGCGACCAATGCCGTCCAGTACATCAGCGTGGACAATGCCCAGAGCCACGGATACCTCTTCGCGCTGTACGCCTTGGTCCTATGGGCCACCATCAAGTGGCACGAGGTGCCGCGCATCCGCCATGCCGTGGTCATCGGCGCCATCATCGGTCTGGCCATGGTCGCGCGTCCAACGGAGGCGATCATGCTCTTCATCCCGTTGCTGTGGAACACAGGGTCCAAAGCGGAAGCGAAGGTGAAGTGGGCACAGGTGCGCGCCCACCGGACGCACATCGCATGGGCCATGGGGGCCGCCTTCCTGCCGGTCCTTCCCCAACTGGTCTACTGGAAGGTAGTCACCGGCTCCTGGGTCTTCGACGTAGGCAGCAAATGGGATTTTCTCCTGCCGCACTTCCGCGTACTCTTCGGCGGCGAAAAGGGCTGGTTCATCTACACGCCGGTCACCGTGCTCTTTATCGCAGGGCTCTTCCTCATGCGCGGACGGCCGTGGAGGAAAAGCGTGCTCACCTTCACGCTGCTCAATCTTTGGATCGTGATCGCATGGCATGATTGGCACTACGGCGGTAGCTATTCCGCAAGGGCGCTGGTGCAGAGCTATCCGGTGCTCGCCTTACCCTTTGCGGCAGTGGCGGAACGGGCATTGGCCACGCGGTGGAAGTACGTCTTCCTACCGCTTTGCGCCTATCTCCTCGCCGTGAACCTGTTCCAGATCAAGCAATACAACAACGGGGTCCTGCACTACGATCGGATGAACTTCGCTTACTACAGGGCGATCTACCTCAATCCCCACGTGACGGAGGAGGACCGTAAGCTGATGGGGCCGGTGCGGAACTGA